Proteins from a single region of Felis catus isolate Fca126 chromosome B4, F.catus_Fca126_mat1.0, whole genome shotgun sequence:
- the ATP5MC2 gene encoding ATP synthase F(0) complex subunit C2, mitochondrial isoform X1, translating to MGGGTGGGVWGLQGRSWPARLPSLLAASDTVPGTNWYLKNDSLVQAAPAPSLPFALPALPPPLSVFCALGAEAAGPRESCGAAWDSLHRPAFLSRVYQESPGPALKRKRRFKEGNGSPATAPHPLKMYTCAKFVSSPFLVRSTSQLLSRSLSAVALKPPETLTDESLSSWAAPRPLTSLIPSRGFQTSAASRDIDTAAKFIGAGAATVGVAGSGAGIGTVFGSLIIGYARNPSLKQQLFSYAILGFALSEAMGLFCLMVAFLILFAM from the exons ATGggcggggggacgggggggggtgTCTGGGGACTTCAGGGGAGATCCTGGCCGGCCCGGCTTCCCTCTCTGCTCGCAGCATCTGACACCGTGCCTGGCACCAATTGGTACTTG AAGAACGACTCGTTGGTTCAGGCCGCGCCTGCGCCGAGCCTTCCTTTCGCTcttcccgccctccccccgcccctctctgtcttctgtgCACTGGGAGCAG AGGCAGCAGGCCCAAGAGAGTCGTGTGGGGCAGCCTGGGATAGTCTTCACCGGCCAGCTTTCCTGTCAAGGGTCTACCAAGAGTCCCCTGGCCCTGCTCTCAAGAGGAAAAGAAGGTTTAAGGAAGGGAATGG CTCTCCTGCCACAGCCCCTCATCCCCTGAAAATGTATACGTGTGCAAAGTTCGTCTCCTCCCCCTTCTTG GTCAGGAGCACCTCTCAGCTGTTGAGCCGATCACTGTCTGCAGTGGCACTAAAACCACCAGAGACACTGACAGATGAG AGCCTCAGCAGCTGGGCAGCCCCACGTCCCCTGACCTCACTTATTCCTAGCCGCGGTTTCCAAACCAGCGCTGCTTCAAGGGACATCGACACAGCAGCCAAGTTCAttggggctggggctgccacAGTTGGGGTGGCTGGTTCTGGGGCTGGAATTGGGACTGTGTTTGGGAGCCTCATCATTGGTTATGCCAG gaACCCCTCTCTGAAGCAGCAGCTCTTCTCCTACGCCATTCTGGGCTTTGCCCTCTCGGAGGCCATGGGGCTATTTTGCCTGATGGTGGCCTTTCTCATCCTCTTCGCCATGTGA
- the ATP5MC2 gene encoding ATP synthase F(0) complex subunit C2, mitochondrial isoform X2 — protein sequence MYTCAKFVSSPFLVRSTSQLLSRSLSAVALKPPETLTDESLSSWAAPRPLTSLIPSRGFQTSAASRDIDTAAKFIGAGAATVGVAGSGAGIGTVFGSLIIGYARNPSLKQQLFSYAILGFALSEAMGLFCLMVAFLILFAM from the exons ATGTATACGTGTGCAAAGTTCGTCTCCTCCCCCTTCTTG GTCAGGAGCACCTCTCAGCTGTTGAGCCGATCACTGTCTGCAGTGGCACTAAAACCACCAGAGACACTGACAGATGAG AGCCTCAGCAGCTGGGCAGCCCCACGTCCCCTGACCTCACTTATTCCTAGCCGCGGTTTCCAAACCAGCGCTGCTTCAAGGGACATCGACACAGCAGCCAAGTTCAttggggctggggctgccacAGTTGGGGTGGCTGGTTCTGGGGCTGGAATTGGGACTGTGTTTGGGAGCCTCATCATTGGTTATGCCAG gaACCCCTCTCTGAAGCAGCAGCTCTTCTCCTACGCCATTCTGGGCTTTGCCCTCTCGGAGGCCATGGGGCTATTTTGCCTGATGGTGGCCTTTCTCATCCTCTTCGCCATGTGA